A single region of the Gemmatimonadota bacterium genome encodes:
- the recO gene encoding DNA repair protein RecO, translating to MSVPALILRGFPYGESSRILRFITPEHGLVGAIARGARRPRSRFSALLDPFGEGVALLSFRQGRDLQTLTAFDLTKSRRGLGRDLRRYGGASVLAELLLRTATGAASSELFERVGAALDALEVAEGEAIESEALGAAWTLVHLLGFAPELAHCTRCGREVDRDEDADFDYAAGGLRCADCPGEEGTRLPAGARAALRAMVGGDRPTVARPYAHWILLERFLAYHVLDGAPMKSLAFLLDVRREEMVR from the coding sequence GTGAGCGTGCCCGCGCTCATTCTGCGCGGATTCCCCTACGGCGAATCCAGCCGCATCCTGAGGTTCATCACCCCCGAGCACGGCCTCGTCGGCGCGATCGCACGGGGCGCCCGACGTCCGCGTAGCCGATTCAGCGCGCTGCTGGATCCGTTCGGAGAGGGCGTGGCCTTGCTCAGCTTCCGGCAGGGCCGGGATCTTCAGACGCTCACCGCGTTCGACCTGACCAAGAGTCGGCGTGGACTGGGGCGGGATCTGCGCCGCTACGGCGGGGCCTCGGTGCTGGCGGAGCTGCTGCTGCGTACCGCGACGGGGGCGGCCAGCTCCGAGTTGTTCGAGCGGGTCGGCGCCGCGCTGGACGCTCTGGAGGTGGCCGAAGGAGAAGCCATCGAAAGCGAGGCTCTGGGCGCGGCGTGGACGCTCGTCCACCTTCTTGGATTCGCTCCCGAGCTGGCACACTGCACCCGTTGCGGACGCGAGGTCGACCGGGACGAGGACGCCGATTTCGACTACGCTGCGGGCGGTCTCCGCTGCGCGGACTGCCCGGGGGAGGAGGGTACCCGGCTGCCGGCAGGGGCCCGCGCTGCGCTGCGCGCGATGGTCGGCGGCGACCGCCCCACCGTCGCCCGGCCCTACGCTCATTGGATCCTGCTGGAGCGCTTTCTCGCCTACCACGTGCTCGACGGAGCTCCCATGAAGTCGCTCGCCTTCCTGCTCGACGTGCGGCGGGAAGAGATGGTCAGGTGA
- a CDS encoding bifunctional nuclease family protein, translating into MGLDRSSNTPVVILQELEGERVLPIWIGPGEASAIAMELAGMKFSRPLTHDLLASVISGLGGELTRVLITKVMENTYYAELIVEKNGEMISLDARPSDSIAIALRMGATILTTDALLEQTSIDVQEAGDMSEPGQFSPDPDAVPEAPADAGLRAEELKEYLRRLDPEDFGRFNP; encoded by the coding sequence TTGGGGCTCGACCGCTCCTCCAATACACCCGTCGTGATCCTCCAGGAGTTGGAGGGAGAGCGGGTCCTGCCCATCTGGATCGGGCCCGGGGAAGCGAGCGCGATCGCCATGGAGCTCGCGGGAATGAAGTTCTCCAGGCCGTTGACGCACGACCTGCTGGCGAGCGTCATTTCCGGGCTCGGGGGTGAGCTGACGCGTGTTCTGATCACCAAGGTCATGGAGAACACCTATTACGCCGAACTCATCGTCGAGAAGAACGGCGAGATGATCAGCCTGGACGCGCGGCCGTCGGACTCCATCGCCATAGCGCTGCGCATGGGGGCCACCATCCTGACTACGGACGCGCTGCTCGAGCAGACGTCGATAGACGTGCAGGAAGCCGGGGACATGTCCGAGCCGGGGCAGTTTTCTCCGGACCCGGACGCGGTCCCCGAAGCGCCGGCCGACGCGGGCCTGCGCGCGGAGGAGCTCAAGGAGTATCTGCGCCGCCTGGATCCCGAGGACTTCGGGCGGTTCAACCCATGA
- the ptsP gene encoding phosphoenolpyruvate--protein phosphotransferase produces the protein MRLIRDGSAASPGIVEGPMYVLRWDVPKVPHDTISSDEADLELERLAEAVEAARTEIVALKAETESRLGSVEAQIFDPQLLMLEDEELLDGARDYIRSSQLSAARAFELKVLEFRSEWRRTGHPMLLDRLNDLLDVETRVLRSLLELDDPAFALPEDHGKRYILVARDLTPSMTVRLDPNRILGIAVDAGSRTSHSAILARALHIPAVVGLRDLSEHAESGTQAILDGRAGRVIVEPTEQERRVYKERNIRVQEWEQELLLLADLPALTQDRQPVLLRANIDLPGDAEDAREHGAQGIGLFRTEFLVVGRSAYPEEEEQYLAYKHAVEVFPDDAVYIRTFDLGGDKYPRFLDMPPEENPFLGWRGIRVCLDVPELFRGQLRALLRTTAHGDVRVMLPMINETSEVTRTRELLEEEEERLRAQGIPFNTGYKVGVMVETPAAVLTATDLARHADFFSIGTNDLIQYTLAVDRGNARLADRFKPFHPAVLDLMERTVQAAHTAGIEISVCGEVAADPLGTFLLLGLGVSAFSVSSSVLPEIKKVVRAVPVASARETVEEALEARTAEAAAAVLMEGISRHLDLSLFSGRWSLAPEESAS, from the coding sequence ATGCGCCTGATCCGCGATGGAAGCGCGGCGTCGCCGGGGATCGTCGAGGGGCCGATGTACGTGCTGCGCTGGGATGTGCCGAAGGTGCCGCACGACACGATCTCCAGCGACGAGGCGGATCTCGAGCTCGAGCGTTTGGCCGAAGCCGTCGAAGCTGCCAGGACGGAGATAGTGGCCTTGAAGGCCGAAACCGAGAGCAGGCTGGGCTCGGTGGAGGCGCAGATCTTCGATCCGCAGTTGCTGATGTTGGAAGACGAGGAGCTCCTCGATGGGGCGCGGGACTACATCCGGTCGAGTCAACTTTCGGCCGCCAGAGCGTTCGAGCTGAAGGTGCTGGAATTCCGGTCGGAATGGCGGCGCACCGGGCACCCCATGCTGCTGGATCGTCTAAACGACCTCCTGGACGTGGAGACGCGGGTCTTGAGGTCGCTGCTCGAGCTCGACGACCCGGCCTTCGCGCTGCCGGAGGATCACGGCAAGCGTTACATCCTCGTCGCGCGCGACCTCACGCCCAGCATGACCGTACGCCTGGACCCGAACCGCATCCTCGGCATCGCCGTGGATGCCGGGTCCCGCACATCCCACTCGGCGATTCTCGCGCGGGCGCTGCACATCCCCGCGGTGGTCGGGCTACGGGACCTGTCCGAGCACGCGGAGAGCGGCACGCAGGCGATCCTGGACGGGCGCGCCGGCCGGGTCATCGTGGAGCCCACCGAGCAGGAGCGGCGCGTCTACAAGGAGAGGAACATCCGCGTCCAGGAGTGGGAGCAGGAGTTGCTCCTGCTGGCTGACTTGCCGGCGCTGACGCAGGATCGGCAGCCGGTGCTGCTGCGCGCCAACATCGACCTGCCAGGTGACGCCGAGGACGCCCGCGAGCACGGCGCCCAGGGGATCGGCCTGTTCCGCACGGAGTTTCTCGTGGTGGGGCGCTCCGCCTACCCGGAGGAAGAAGAGCAGTACCTGGCCTACAAGCACGCGGTGGAGGTCTTCCCCGACGACGCGGTCTACATCCGCACCTTCGATTTGGGCGGCGACAAGTATCCCCGGTTCCTGGACATGCCTCCCGAAGAGAATCCGTTCCTGGGATGGCGCGGGATCCGAGTGTGTCTGGACGTGCCGGAGCTGTTCCGCGGGCAGTTGCGCGCTCTTCTGCGCACCACCGCTCACGGCGACGTGCGGGTCATGCTGCCGATGATCAACGAGACCAGCGAGGTGACACGCACGCGCGAGCTGCTCGAGGAAGAAGAAGAGCGCTTGCGCGCTCAGGGCATCCCGTTCAACACCGGGTACAAGGTCGGTGTGATGGTGGAGACGCCCGCGGCCGTGCTCACCGCGACCGACCTCGCGCGCCACGCGGACTTCTTCTCCATTGGCACGAACGATCTCATCCAGTACACGCTGGCGGTCGATCGCGGAAACGCACGCCTCGCCGACCGCTTCAAGCCCTTTCATCCGGCCGTGTTGGACCTCATGGAGCGCACGGTCCAAGCCGCGCACACCGCGGGAATTGAGATTTCCGTGTGCGGTGAGGTCGCGGCGGACCCGCTCGGAACGTTCCTGCTGCTTGGGTTGGGCGTGTCCGCGTTCAGCGTCTCGAGTTCGGTCCTGCCCGAGATCAAGAAGGTGGTCCGGGCCGTACCGGTCGCGTCCGCCAGGGAGACGGTCGAGGAAGCGCTGGAGGCGCGCACGGCCGAGGCCGCGGCGGCGGTGCTGATGGAAGGCATCAGCCGCCACCTGGACCTTTCGCTGTTCTCCGGGCGCTGGAGCTTGGCGCCCGAAGAGTCGGCTTCGTAG
- a CDS encoding PTS sugar transporter subunit IIA, giving the protein MPINLRDFFEESAIDLDLGGESKDEILRSLITLLGVDEKSEQNLYKMLKRRESLGSTGIGGGIAIPHCRSLAVDQLRVAFGRRTGGVDFKAVDSEPVRFFFLIVAPPLEVSNQYLPVLGKIAQFVKNANTSTRLAELATATDFLALLGETS; this is encoded by the coding sequence ATGCCCATCAACCTCCGGGATTTCTTCGAAGAGTCGGCGATCGACCTCGACCTTGGCGGGGAAAGCAAGGATGAGATTCTCCGCTCGCTGATCACGCTGCTCGGGGTCGACGAAAAGAGCGAGCAGAACCTGTACAAGATGCTCAAGCGCCGCGAGAGCCTGGGTTCGACGGGGATCGGGGGCGGGATCGCCATCCCGCACTGTCGGTCACTGGCGGTGGATCAGCTGCGCGTGGCGTTCGGTCGGAGAACCGGCGGAGTGGACTTCAAGGCGGTCGACTCGGAGCCCGTGCGCTTCTTCTTCCTGATCGTCGCCCCGCCCCTGGAGGTCAGCAACCAGTACCTGCCGGTACTGGGGAAGATCGCCCAGTTCGTCAAGAACGCGAACACGTCGACGCGGTTGGCGGAGCTCGCCACCGCCACGGATTTCCTGGCGCTGCTCGGCGAAACCTCGTGA
- the selB gene encoding selenocysteine-specific translation elongation factor, with amino-acid sequence MKRLVLGTAGHVDHGKTRLVLALTGVDTDRLAEEKARGITIDLGFARLVGEEGVEVAIVDVPGHESFVRNMLAGATGMDAVLLVVAADEGVMPQTREHLAILDLLGVSVGVVALTKVDLVDAEWRDLVRDEVRELLSGTGLEDADIMPVSAAEETGLERLAESLARVARAAPARALSAPFRLPVDRAFTVRGTGTVVTGTVADGTLGDADTVRVLPGARSARVRALQSHGQAVTAVQAGQRAAVAVAGVERGAVGRGDVLVKGDAWRPHGTWTVRLELIGAAPRPLRPRDRVRVHLGTAEIMARVVLLDADEVRPRGACWAQLRLERPGVARAGDRFVLRSYSPVTTIGGGTVVEPLAGKRNRLDEASRQALSAILAGPQQALAARVAMAGWQGVPLETLPVEVPGAEPREDPTLAVVGDRVLQADYLREATDDVLAAVERHHAAYPLSPGLDVEEARRSLPAGAARGLADAALAMLTEAGAAEVTGGVIRRRGYSPRLAPHHRALRERVLAAYGASGLAPTPVGALSERSEEELWPIVKLLEREGLLSPMGSDAYVSSDALSGAMELVRSTLGGRADVQPGEFRDLFGLTRKNLIPLLEYFDRIGLTRRTDEGREVPAAD; translated from the coding sequence GTGAAGCGGCTCGTGCTGGGCACCGCCGGCCACGTCGACCACGGCAAGACGCGGCTCGTGCTCGCGTTGACGGGCGTGGACACCGATCGACTAGCCGAGGAGAAGGCTCGCGGGATCACGATCGACCTGGGCTTCGCCCGCCTGGTAGGGGAAGAGGGCGTGGAAGTGGCGATCGTCGACGTCCCCGGTCACGAGTCGTTCGTCCGGAACATGCTGGCGGGGGCGACCGGCATGGACGCCGTACTCCTGGTGGTGGCCGCCGACGAGGGGGTGATGCCGCAGACCCGGGAGCACCTGGCGATCCTCGATCTGCTGGGCGTCTCGGTGGGCGTCGTGGCGCTGACGAAAGTCGACCTGGTCGACGCCGAGTGGAGGGACCTCGTGCGCGATGAAGTCCGCGAGCTCCTGTCCGGAACCGGTCTGGAAGACGCGGACATAATGCCCGTGTCGGCGGCGGAGGAGACGGGACTCGAGCGGCTCGCAGAGTCCCTTGCGCGCGTGGCCCGCGCAGCCCCGGCGCGCGCGCTTTCGGCTCCGTTCCGGCTTCCCGTGGACCGCGCCTTCACGGTGCGCGGCACGGGGACGGTCGTGACCGGAACGGTGGCAGACGGAACGCTCGGCGACGCGGACACCGTCCGGGTCCTGCCCGGCGCCAGGTCCGCACGGGTGCGCGCTTTGCAGAGTCACGGCCAGGCAGTCACCGCGGTGCAGGCCGGTCAGCGGGCGGCGGTCGCCGTCGCGGGTGTGGAGCGCGGCGCGGTCGGCCGCGGCGACGTGCTGGTGAAGGGCGACGCCTGGCGGCCGCACGGAACCTGGACGGTGCGCCTGGAGCTGATCGGCGCGGCGCCGCGGCCGCTCCGGCCCAGGGACCGCGTCAGGGTCCACCTCGGCACCGCGGAGATCATGGCCCGCGTGGTCCTGTTGGACGCGGACGAGGTGCGGCCGCGGGGCGCCTGTTGGGCCCAGCTGCGGTTGGAGCGGCCGGGCGTCGCCCGCGCCGGCGATCGCTTCGTGCTGCGCAGCTACTCACCCGTGACGACCATCGGCGGCGGCACCGTCGTCGAGCCACTCGCCGGCAAGAGGAATCGCCTGGACGAGGCGAGCCGCCAGGCTCTGAGCGCGATCCTGGCGGGTCCGCAGCAGGCGCTCGCGGCGCGGGTCGCCATGGCCGGGTGGCAAGGCGTTCCCCTCGAAACCCTGCCCGTGGAGGTGCCGGGAGCGGAGCCCCGCGAGGACCCTACGCTGGCGGTCGTGGGCGATCGTGTGCTCCAGGCGGACTACCTGCGCGAGGCGACCGACGATGTCCTCGCGGCGGTGGAGCGCCACCACGCGGCCTACCCGCTGAGTCCGGGACTGGACGTGGAGGAAGCGCGGCGTTCGCTACCGGCGGGTGCCGCGCGCGGCCTGGCGGACGCCGCGCTCGCGATGCTGACCGAAGCCGGGGCAGCGGAGGTGACCGGGGGCGTGATCCGACGCCGGGGGTACTCCCCGCGGCTGGCGCCACACCACCGCGCGCTGCGCGAGCGCGTACTGGCGGCATACGGAGCGAGCGGCCTGGCGCCCACTCCCGTTGGTGCGTTGTCCGAGCGAAGCGAGGAGGAGCTGTGGCCCATCGTCAAGCTCCTGGAGAGGGAAGGCTTGCTCTCCCCGATGGGGTCGGACGCCTATGTGTCGAGTGACGCACTCTCCGGCGCGATGGAGCTCGTGCGGAGCACGCTGGGAGGCCGCGCGGATGTACAGCCGGGCGAATTCCGGGACCTGTTCGGGCTCACCAGAAAGAACCTGATTCCGCTGCTGGAGTACTTCGACCGGATCGGCCTGACGCGAAGAACGGATGAGGGAAGGGAAGTGCCCGCCGCGGACTAG